One part of the Candidatus Mancarchaeum acidiphilum genome encodes these proteins:
- a CDS encoding coiled-coil domain-containing protein: protein MFFRKPANMEIKPDDLESYNLKMFYTLISPMEKQADAAEASIISGIAGFKESIANFSNSRSDPEMEYIPNYSIEFVKSQKENYCKRLERILDRSFEEEDGRDAYYNLLLKEHFYSGMLDSILKHNAKFRPVVIGYAKDIDSFKKVYSNIEKRINDLKNVIKSKSNEYDRYIEIRDKIDALLQLISDKEYLMEENAKIKEEVREVEMAEVKENSIKELNSEISEKSNEIVVLQDRISGENSKITAILYPLKRLARKYDYISGEKISLSDFLDNPYILSDPGNYSLFLKELNSLKDMVMKGRIEVKKKESFVEQIEEVVNAGLADRIKNLMKVKEELSELQGSLNEARIGVSTEKSIEEDKHARKEQAKENDGKIAEMDLKIEEICKELELLFNKYYKSLIKITI, encoded by the coding sequence ATGTTTTTTAGGAAGCCTGCCAATATGGAAATAAAGCCCGATGATCTCGAAAGCTATAACCTGAAGATGTTTTACACACTGATAAGCCCCATGGAAAAGCAGGCGGATGCAGCAGAAGCATCGATAATCAGCGGAATCGCAGGTTTCAAAGAATCGATTGCCAATTTCTCAAATTCCCGATCAGATCCGGAGATGGAGTACATACCTAATTACAGCATTGAATTTGTAAAGTCCCAGAAAGAGAACTACTGCAAGAGGCTGGAGCGCATTTTAGACAGAAGCTTTGAGGAGGAAGACGGAAGGGACGCATACTACAATCTGCTGCTGAAGGAGCACTTCTATTCCGGCATGCTGGACTCAATATTAAAGCACAACGCAAAATTCAGGCCCGTCGTTATAGGATACGCAAAGGACATAGACAGCTTCAAGAAGGTGTACTCCAACATAGAGAAAAGGATTAACGACCTCAAGAATGTGATAAAGTCGAAATCCAATGAATATGACAGGTACATAGAGATAAGGGACAAGATAGATGCACTGCTGCAGCTCATATCCGACAAGGAATACTTAATGGAAGAGAACGCAAAGATAAAGGAGGAAGTGAGGGAAGTAGAGATGGCAGAAGTAAAAGAAAATTCAATAAAAGAGCTGAATTCAGAGATATCCGAGAAGAGCAACGAAATAGTAGTGCTCCAAGACAGGATTTCCGGTGAGAATTCCAAGATAACCGCGATTTTGTATCCGCTTAAAAGGCTTGCCAGAAAATACGATTATATATCAGGAGAAAAGATAAGCCTGTCTGATTTCTTGGACAATCCCTATATTCTTTCAGATCCTGGAAATTACAGCCTGTTCCTAAAAGAGCTCAATTCCCTGAAGGATATGGTTATGAAAGGAAGGATAGAGGTGAAGAAGAAGGAGTCCTTCGTAGAGCAGATAGAAGAGGTTGTCAATGCAGGCCTTGCCGATAGGATAAAGAATCTGATGAAGGTCAAAGAAGAGCTGTCTGAATTGCAGGGTTCTTTGAATGAAGCAAGGATTGGCGTAAGTACCGAGAAAAGCATAGAAGAAGACAAACATGCAAGGAAAGAGCAGGCAAAGGAGAACGATGGAAAAATTGCCGAGATGGATTTAAAGATTGAGGAGATCTGCAAGGAGCTGGAATTATTGTTCAACAAGTATTATAAATCTTTGATTAAAATAACAATCTAA
- a CDS encoding alkaline phosphatase family protein, which yields MDVASQEKKLLFPDYEKGNLYNLAASIAEDLGINREDAIPSESINLDKGKVLLILIDGFGYNIMKAAGIPTEGAEKFSTVFPSTTSTALTSLNTVSTPAEHGVLGYTTYTKEYGIIQTLNYTLPEVSDPNLIKRISGLDMSSMFGVKSIGRELRDKGRRTEAIVPESISSSSMTKMLYGISKPSEFKTFWDSVYLAKEALEKDCTFVSLYLPFVDSLAHKYGPYAEPTMEAARYIYNTVVSTFSSYSSKYDIVITADHGFIEVSKAVFLDQQKDVIGMLDSPPYGDARAVFMKSHEDLKGKLVNKFNDFRIFDEDEIISKGLLGLKGEKPSSNSSEFIGVPLDNSVYVYRYKGNYSGHKGHHGALLQDEMEIPVINLRE from the coding sequence TTGGATGTAGCATCTCAAGAAAAGAAGCTTTTGTTTCCAGATTATGAAAAGGGCAACCTATATAACTTAGCCGCATCGATAGCTGAGGATTTGGGAATAAACAGGGAGGACGCGATACCTTCGGAATCAATCAACTTGGACAAAGGCAAAGTGCTGTTAATCCTCATTGACGGATTTGGCTATAACATAATGAAGGCCGCCGGGATACCAACAGAAGGCGCCGAAAAGTTTTCCACTGTATTCCCCTCAACAACTTCTACCGCACTAACCTCCCTGAATACTGTATCAACTCCCGCGGAGCATGGAGTACTTGGATACACAACCTACACAAAGGAATATGGAATAATCCAGACATTGAATTACACGCTTCCGGAAGTATCGGATCCCAACCTTATAAAGAGGATAAGCGGATTGGACATGAGCTCCATGTTCGGTGTAAAAAGCATAGGCAGGGAACTCAGGGACAAAGGGAGGAGAACGGAAGCGATAGTGCCCGAATCAATATCAAGCAGCAGCATGACAAAGATGCTGTATGGAATTTCAAAGCCTTCGGAGTTCAAAACATTCTGGGATTCGGTATACTTGGCAAAAGAGGCATTGGAAAAGGACTGCACATTCGTGTCATTGTACCTGCCATTTGTAGACTCGCTCGCGCACAAGTATGGCCCTTACGCAGAGCCAACTATGGAAGCGGCAAGGTACATATACAATACCGTTGTAAGCACATTTTCCAGCTATTCAAGCAAATACGATATAGTAATTACTGCGGACCACGGTTTTATTGAGGTTTCAAAGGCCGTATTCCTAGACCAGCAGAAAGATGTCATAGGAATGCTTGACTCCCCTCCTTACGGAGATGCACGTGCAGTATTCATGAAATCACACGAAGACCTAAAGGGAAAGCTTGTAAATAAGTTCAATGACTTCAGGATATTTGATGAGGATGAGATAATAAGCAAAGGGCTGCTTGGATTGAAAGGGGAAAAGCCCAGCAGCAATTCATCGGAATTCATAGGCGTGCCTTTGGACAATAGCGTATACGTTTACAGGTACAAGGGCAACTATTCTGGACATAAGGGCCATCATGGAGCGCTGCTGCAGGATGAGATGGAAATACCTGTAATCAACCTTAGAGAATGA